The Virgibacillus siamensis sequence ATGCTGAAAGCCCGATTCGATGCCAAAAAGGTGCGTGGAACCGCTGCACTCAGTACAATTACCATTTCCATCTTTTATATGATTGCACAGCTTGTTGGTGCAGGTGCACTTATTCAGCTCTTATTTGATATTCCATATTGGATAGCTGTTCTGATTGTTGGTGTCATGATGACAATTTACGTACTGTTCGGCGGTATGATTGCCACCAGCTGGGTACAGATTGTCAAAGCCGTTCTGTTAATGGCTGGTATGGTGATCATTTCATTCCTTGTACTGATGAAATTCAATTTCAACATCGGCTACATGTTCAGCGAAGTAAAAACCGTTACAAGTCACGGTGCCGACTACTTGAGGCCCGGCTTAAAATATACCGACCCGATGGGAACTATTTCCCTGATGATTGCACTTGTGCTCGGGACAGCGGGATTGCCGCATATTCTAATGCGCTTCTTTACCGTTAAGGATGCAAAAACAGCAAGAAGTTCCGTAATAACTGCCACATGGGTCATCGGTATTTTCTATGTGCTGACATTATTTCTCGGATTTGGAGCAGCGGCATTTGTCGGAGAGGCCAACATCCTCGCGGCGAACCCTGGCGGCAACATGGCTGCACCACTGCTTGCAGAGGCACTCGGCGGTGAAATTTTATTCGCGTTTATTTCAGCGGTTGCATTCGCAACCATTCTGGCGGTTGTAGCAGGGCTCGTCTTGTCCGGAGCATCAGCCTTTGCCCATGATTTGTATGGACAGATCATCAAGAAAGGAAAAGCTACCGACAAAGAGCAAATGATGGCCGCAAAATATGCTGCACTGGCAGTATCTGTTTTAGCGATTATACTGGCATTGTTCGCGCAATATTTAAACGTAGCATTCCTGGTATCACTCGCCTTTTGTATCGCAGCAAGCGCCAATCTGCCGGTAATCCTGTACACTGTTTATTGGAAAAAATTCAATACTGCCGGTGCCGTAACAGCAATGCTGACCGGCTTATTCTCTGCATTGATTCTGGTTTCCATCAGTCCAAGTGTATTTTCACCAGTTGAGGGTGCAGCGCTGTTCACCGGTGAACCACTCTTCCCGTTATCGAATCCGGCATTGGTTTCGGTGCCATTAGGATTTCTTGGCGGGTATCTTGGAACCGTACTTTCCAAAGAAGGAAATGCAAAACGCTATGCGAAGGTTAAGGTTAAAGCAAACACAGGTTTTCAGGAAGCGGAGTAGTCTAAACAGCAAAGCGTAAGTGCACACAGTAGTGGGGGTGTCATGATAAAATGGCACTCTTTTTTACTGCGTGCCGCTTTGTCATCCGCACTGGGACTTTGTTGCTGAAGGTGTATTTTTCTTCAGCGCGAAATGCTTTTCTTTCAGCGGCAACGGCTGGTTCTTCGGCGCAAAATGCTTTTCCTTCGGCGCGAAACAACTTTCCTTCAGCGGCAGCGACAGATTCTTCAGCGCGAAGCACCTTTTTCTTGCAAGGCTCGTTTTTCCGGATGAAGGATCGCAGACAGAGGACTGATACTCACTGATACTCAGCCAGACAACACAATAATAACCAGGGACAGGTTACTAAAACCTGCCCCCACTTCATTGTGCCAATTGCTTCAGCATCCCTTCAGCAAACTGCTTACATGCTTCAATATCTTTTTTATCAGGTTCGAGTTCAATTTTTAATTTTTCCCCATAAATGGATGCCCCGCGTTCTGATACTCTGGTGGAAATCGTATCAAGTGCAGCACCATAAACCGGATAAAAGGAATCACATGATCCGAAAACGCCAATCAGTTTACCGCTCAAGTCCACATTTTCCAATTCATCATAAAAATCCTCCACCTCATAAGGCAGATCATCATCCCATGTATAGGAACCAATTAATATCCCGTCATAACCAAGCATGTCCTCAGCACTGTCCAGCGGTTCAAAATCGAATGACCTTTTATCCACATCATGTCCAAGATCGTGAATATGGTCCACCATCGCTTCCGCCATCAGTTCGGTACTTCCGGTCATGCTCGCATATATTACTAAAATTTTTGCCATTTGCAAACATCTCCCTGAAACTCATTCATACACATTCATTATACGTTGAAATGAGAATAGTTTTCAATTAAGCAACTCCTGAATTCATGAACGTTTTGTGAAAAGTACAACAATCACCTTCACTGCCGCGTCCGGACAATACAACTGGAAATGCTATTAAATTGCATGTTGATGGTAATTTTGGTAATGTTAAATACCGTAATTATGTCTAAATAATCGGGGGCAACATGAAGAAAATCACAAAAGTATTTTACATTACATTATTTCTCGTCATTATTGCAGTCGCACTTGGAGCTGCCTTTCCGGAACAGTTCGAAACGATTTCCGGAAACATAAAAGCATTTGTCGCGACATCATTCGGATGGTACTACATGCTGCTTCTTTCCGCACTAGTTATCTTTTCAATATTTATCGCAGTCAGTCCATACGGCAAAATCAAGCTTGGAAAAGACCATGAAGAACCTGACTTTTCGACAGGATCATGGGTTGCTATGCTATTCTCTGCAGGCATGGGAATAGGACTGGTTTTCTATGGCGCTGCCGAACCTCTTTTCCACTATATGTCTGATGCGCCATTAGCTGAAGAGGGAACTAATAAAGCATTTAAACAAGGACTTTCCTATGCATATTTCCACTGGGGTCTCCATGTTTGGGCGATGTACGGTGTTATTGCATTGTCACTGGCCTTTTTCCAATTCCGAAAAGACGAACCCGGTCTGATTTCTGCAACGTTGAAACCGCTCTTTGGCGATAAAATGAATGGTCCGCTCGGTGTATTGATCGATGTGCTGGCTGTCTTCGCGACCGTTTTTGGGGTGGCCACATCACTCGGGTTTGGGGCAGTGCAAATAAATGGCGGTCTATCACATTTATTTGGTGTCGAAATTGGCTTTTCGACACAGTTTATCATTATTGCAATTGTAACTGTATTGTTTTTGATTTCCGCCTGGTCCGGATTAAGTAAGGGAATCAAATACTTGTCCAATGCCAACATGGTACTGGCGCTGATTCTGCTAATCGTTGTATTAGCTGTTGGACCAACGTTGCTCATTTTAAATATGTTTACGGAAACATTTGGTCTATATTTCCAAAACATCATTCAAATGAGCTTCCGCACCGCACCATTGGAAGGTGATAATCGTGCATGGCTTGACAGCTGGACAATCTTTTACTGGGCATGGTGGATATCGTGGGCACCATTTGTCGGTATGTTCATTGCAAGAATTTCCCGCGGACGGACGATTCGTCAATTCATTACCGGGGTACTGATTCTGCCTACCCTGATTGTTTCTGTCTGGTTTGCTGCGTTTGGAACAACAGCCGGAAAAGTGCAAAACAGTGGTGTTGATTTGACACAATATGCAACGGAGCTGGTTCTGTTCAATATGTTTGACCACTTGCCATTGTCACTGATTATGTCAATCGTAGCTATTCTGCTGATTGCATCGTTTTTCATTACATCAGCGGACTCGGCAACATTTGTACTTGGTATGCAGTCAACAAACGGATCCTTGCTGCCGCCAAATCATGTAAAGGTTGTCTGGGGCATTGCGCAATCGGCTGTGGCACTAATTCTGCTTTATGTCGGTGGTTTAACAGCCATCCAGAATACAATTATCATTGCTGCATTACCATTTTCATTTGTGATGATCCTGATGGTTATTGCGTTGTTCCGTGCGTTGAATAAAGAAGTGCAATAATATTAAGCAGGTGTCACTCCGAAGTTGGATGGTGACATCTGCTTTTTTGGGTTGCTGCACTGTGGAAAGCAGCCGCTCCAGCCATTCCATCATTAACGTCCGCCAGCGCAGCGGCAAACACTCTCCCTCTTTTATCTAATTGCTGTACGACTGTAATGCACGGTAAAAAAGATCCCAAAACTTCTTCTGATGCAGTTTGCAGGCAAAATTTGTATTTGTGTCGCTTACACCTTTAGTTATACATGTCATTCCGTATGTAAATTCGCCCTTCGTTTCAACATCCACGTGTACTTTTTCCATTTCAAAAATAAATGGATCAATCAAATATGCTACGGGACACGGATCATGGATAGCAGCTCCGGTAAAACCCGGCAGCCCTTGATATGCATTCATGTAGAAGGTCAGCATCTCACTAACAGCCGTTGCCACTGGATTGTCAATTGTTTTGATCTCCTCAATCGTTTCCGCTGTTGCCAATGCCTGGTGTGTCACATCAAGCCCGAACATGGCGACAGGTACCCCACTGTCAAATACCACTTTAGCCGCTTCTGCATCAGCATAGATATTAAATTCTGCTGCAGGGGTTCTGTTTCCATACGTACCCCCGCCCATCAGTACGATTTCCTTAACTTTCGGAAGGATTGCCGGTTCTTTTCGAAAAGCCATGGCAACATTCGTCAGCGGTCCAGTCGGCACCAGAGTAATCGGCTCGTCCGCTTCAATGAGTTTGTCGATCATTAAATCAACACCATGCTGGTCAACCGGTTGTTTAACCGGCTGCTCCGGAAGTGTCGTACCGTCCAGGCCGCTTTCACCATGAATATGTTCAGCAATCAGCATCTCGCGGAACAATGGCCTGGAAGCGCCTTGGGCAACCGGGACATCTTGAAGCCCAAGCAAATCACACAGCCGAAGTGCATTCCGTGTATTTTTCTCCACATTAACATTTCCTGCAACCGTTGTGATTGCTTCTATCTGCAAACCGCTGATTTTTGACGCTGCCAGCATTAGCGCCATCGCATCATCTTGCCCGGGGTCACAATCCATTATAATTTTTCGATTCATTTTATCCAGCTCCTTTAAATTTCATTAACCATGCTTCCTGTTTCTTTTACGGGCATCATATTCCGGTTTCAACTGTGAAAAAACGATCGTATCCTGAAATTTCTCCCCGTCAAAATCAGTCTGCCTCATCGTGCCTTCTTCCCTGAATCCATAGTTTTGCAGTAATTTACGGGAAGCATCATTAGCTGCAAATATATCCCCTGCAATCCGATTCAGTTCAAGTGTGTCAAACCCATAGTCCAATACCGTTTCCAAAACTTCTGTCATTACACCGCTGTTTTGGTATTCCTGACTGATGACAGCTGCCATTTCCGCTTTTTTATGCCACATACTTAATTTATGAAAACTGAACTTCCCGATAACAACGCCGGTTCGTTTGTCCACAATGACCCAAGGGATTTCCGTTTGCTGTACAAAACGCTCCATTGACTGCAAAATTTCGTCCAGCACATCATTCTGTGATTCTACCGGGTGTGGTGTTATATATTGCATTGTTTTTCGTTGGCTTAAAAAATAAAACAAATCCTCGGCATCTCTTTCGGCAATGGCACGCAGCAAAAAGTTGCCGGTTTCCAGGATCGGGATTTCCGTTAACTGCCCTTTCATATAAATCCCCCCCAACAAAAATGTGGTGTGATTCTTATCTTATCACACCACATCCACGCCGATTATTCTTCTTGTTTGTTGATATACTGATTCGGTTCGTCCCCGCCGCGGGAATTGCTGTTTTTAAATTGGCTTTTCCGCCCGTTCCGATGCTCCCCGTGGTTTTTATTTTCTTTGAATTGATTATTCTTTTCAGCCATGGCTGCACCCCTTTCTGAAGGTTTGCCAATTAGCTTTTGATGATTGAAATGCTTTTATTCACTTCAACCAGCCCTTCTCCTTGAAACGGGAAATTGCTTCAATTCGGTTGTCCACTTCAAGCTTTTCCAAAATCACCGAAACATAGTTGCGGACAGTCCCGGTTGTGATAAACAGTTTTTCCGCAATTTCCTTTGTATTCTTTCCTTCAGCAATTAATTGAAGAACCTGTTCTTCACGCCCAGTCAATGGATTTTCATTATCATAGGCCATATCAACAAGTTCCGGAGCATATATCCGCCGCCCATCCATAATTGTCCGAATTGAATTTGCCAGTTCATCACTTGGACTGTCCTTAAGCAAATAACCGCTCACCCCGGCTTTTCTGGCCCGTGCAAAATACCCCGCACGTGCAAATGTTGTCAAAACAATAACTTTACACGGATCATCTTTTAGTTCTTCCGCTGCTTCAAGTCCGGTTTTTAATGGCATTTCAATATCCATTATGCAAATATCCGGTTTGCGGCTTTTCACCAGACTTAACGCTTCTTCACCATTTTTGGCTGTTCCGACAACTTCCATATCCTCTTCCAAATCAAGCAGTGAACCAAGTGCACCAAGCAGCATTCGCTGGTCCTCTGCAATGATAATTCGTATCACAATGGCTCCTCCCGTTCTGTTTGCTGAATCGCATTTGGCACGCGAATTGTCAGTTGTGTGCCATCCTTGCCGGCAATCTCCAAACTTCCATTCATAAACTCCAGCCGCTCTTTCATTCCCAATAGTCCGTTTTCCCCTAATAAGCCTGTTTTTTCAGGGATGCCAATGCCGTTATCATTTATTTGCATCACCAATTCATCAGGTGATTGTCTAATGATAACTTTACAGACGGATGCCTTGCTGTGCTTCACAACATTCGTTACTGCCTCTTTCAAACACATACTGATTACATTTTCCACCAACAGCGGCGTGTACTTCAATTCAGGTTTTCCCTCTAATTGAAACTCTATCTGTGCAGCATCCAATACCTGCTGAACGTGTACCACTTCATCATTTAACCTGGCCCCCTTCATATCCGAGACCAGTTCACGGACTTCTTTCAGTGCCGTCCGCGCCGTTTGATGAACGTCATTGATTTCATTTATCGCGCGATCAGGTTTTACGGTTATGAGCTTGCTGGCCAGGTCACTTTTCAGTCCAATAAGTGACAGCTTCTGTCCTAGCGTATCGTGCAGGTCACGTGCAATGCGCTGCCGCTCCTCAAGCACGACCATCCGGGACAACCGTTTATTAGCATCCTTCAGTTCGCTTTCAAGCTGCTCACGTTTGTTGCGGCTGTAAATCGTAATCGGCAGCAGGATAACCCCGATAACACTTATAATAATGAATGGCAGCTGTGACATGAAAATGGTATTTTGTATAAAAAACCCAATACCGACCGCTGTCAATGTGGTTATCACATGAACGATATAAAGCGAGATAAATCCGGATTTTCGCTGCAGATTTCCAATGTAAAAAGCTAAAAAAAGGCCAAAATAAACATATCCGAGAAACAGT is a genomic window containing:
- a CDS encoding GNAT family N-acetyltransferase, which produces MKGQLTEIPILETGNFLLRAIAERDAEDLFYFLSQRKTMQYITPHPVESQNDVLDEILQSMERFVQQTEIPWVIVDKRTGVVIGKFSFHKLSMWHKKAEMAAVISQEYQNSGVMTEVLETVLDYGFDTLELNRIAGDIFAANDASRKLLQNYGFREEGTMRQTDFDGEKFQDTIVFSQLKPEYDARKRNRKHG
- a CDS encoding sensor histidine kinase, whose protein sequence is MQNWYHIIPKNTGLSIYAWIIFCVLPFYFVFRSSSTYEIIFGIVMIILFFTAYRVSFLSEGWTAYFSVSVEMAISVVMTLFLGYVYFGLFLAFYIGNLQRKSGFISLYIVHVITTLTAVGIGFFIQNTIFMSQLPFIIISVIGVILLPITIYSRNKREQLESELKDANKRLSRMVVLEERQRIARDLHDTLGQKLSLIGLKSDLASKLITVKPDRAINEINDVHQTARTALKEVRELVSDMKGARLNDEVVHVQQVLDAAQIEFQLEGKPELKYTPLLVENVISMCLKEAVTNVVKHSKASVCKVIIRQSPDELVMQINDNGIGIPEKTGLLGENGLLGMKERLEFMNGSLEIAGKDGTQLTIRVPNAIQQTEREEPL
- a CDS encoding flavodoxin produces the protein MAKILVIYASMTGSTELMAEAMVDHIHDLGHDVDKRSFDFEPLDSAEDMLGYDGILIGSYTWDDDLPYEVEDFYDELENVDLSGKLIGVFGSCDSFYPVYGAALDTISTRVSERGASIYGEKLKIELEPDKKDIEACKQFAEGMLKQLAQ
- a CDS encoding nucleoside hydrolase; translation: MNRKIIMDCDPGQDDAMALMLAASKISGLQIEAITTVAGNVNVEKNTRNALRLCDLLGLQDVPVAQGASRPLFREMLIAEHIHGESGLDGTTLPEQPVKQPVDQHGVDLMIDKLIEADEPITLVPTGPLTNVAMAFRKEPAILPKVKEIVLMGGGTYGNRTPAAEFNIYADAEAAKVVFDSGVPVAMFGLDVTHQALATAETIEEIKTIDNPVATAVSEMLTFYMNAYQGLPGFTGAAIHDPCPVAYLIDPFIFEMEKVHVDVETKGEFTYGMTCITKGVSDTNTNFACKLHQKKFWDLFYRALQSYSN
- a CDS encoding solute symporter family protein, which produces MNATVVILFLAIVVLTLIITYWAAKQTQTTTDFYTAGGGLKGWQNGIAIAGDYLSAASFLGIAGAIALYGFDGFFYSIGFLIAYLVVLFLVAEPLRNLGKYTLADMLKARFDAKKVRGTAALSTITISIFYMIAQLVGAGALIQLLFDIPYWIAVLIVGVMMTIYVLFGGMIATSWVQIVKAVLLMAGMVIISFLVLMKFNFNIGYMFSEVKTVTSHGADYLRPGLKYTDPMGTISLMIALVLGTAGLPHILMRFFTVKDAKTARSSVITATWVIGIFYVLTLFLGFGAAAFVGEANILAANPGGNMAAPLLAEALGGEILFAFISAVAFATILAVVAGLVLSGASAFAHDLYGQIIKKGKATDKEQMMAAKYAALAVSVLAIILALFAQYLNVAFLVSLAFCIAASANLPVILYTVYWKKFNTAGAVTAMLTGLFSALILVSISPSVFSPVEGAALFTGEPLFPLSNPALVSVPLGFLGGYLGTVLSKEGNAKRYAKVKVKANTGFQEAE
- a CDS encoding response regulator transcription factor; translated protein: MIRIIIAEDQRMLLGALGSLLDLEEDMEVVGTAKNGEEALSLVKSRKPDICIMDIEMPLKTGLEAAEELKDDPCKVIVLTTFARAGYFARARKAGVSGYLLKDSPSDELANSIRTIMDGRRIYAPELVDMAYDNENPLTGREEQVLQLIAEGKNTKEIAEKLFITTGTVRNYVSVILEKLEVDNRIEAISRFKEKGWLK
- a CDS encoding glycine betaine uptake BCCT transporter yields the protein MKKITKVFYITLFLVIIAVALGAAFPEQFETISGNIKAFVATSFGWYYMLLLSALVIFSIFIAVSPYGKIKLGKDHEEPDFSTGSWVAMLFSAGMGIGLVFYGAAEPLFHYMSDAPLAEEGTNKAFKQGLSYAYFHWGLHVWAMYGVIALSLAFFQFRKDEPGLISATLKPLFGDKMNGPLGVLIDVLAVFATVFGVATSLGFGAVQINGGLSHLFGVEIGFSTQFIIIAIVTVLFLISAWSGLSKGIKYLSNANMVLALILLIVVLAVGPTLLILNMFTETFGLYFQNIIQMSFRTAPLEGDNRAWLDSWTIFYWAWWISWAPFVGMFIARISRGRTIRQFITGVLILPTLIVSVWFAAFGTTAGKVQNSGVDLTQYATELVLFNMFDHLPLSLIMSIVAILLIASFFITSADSATFVLGMQSTNGSLLPPNHVKVVWGIAQSAVALILLYVGGLTAIQNTIIIAALPFSFVMILMVIALFRALNKEVQ